The Malus domestica chromosome 13, GDT2T_hap1 genome includes a window with the following:
- the LOC114820600 gene encoding vacuolar-sorting protein BRO1-like, translating to MASSASGTATNVMLAIFEKKTTQIDLYRPLRNYIAFNYSEREAQNLEDDLQTVKQLRSDVERQPDPSLTTRRDLLQNYFKALCLVETRFPISPDKDHINTVTFVWHDAFKNKQKASQQNIHLEKAAVLFNLGAVYSQIGLSYDRATVDGRRQASHAFIAAAGAFAFLRDNAATKASIGSSTTVDLSVECAGMLERLMLAQAQECVFENTIAKGSTPGVCAKISRQVGLYYEEALATCNAPPLNQHFDRGWISHMQLKAALFYAETCYRYGLELHEKEEIAEEIARLKSGISALSEAKKNTKGAAAQILDAISKLDVHLNRNLERAVKENDRVYLMRVPSPGSLPPLPAFSMVKPLAMSEVLDASKEKMFASLVPDSSAKALSRYTEMVDDIIRTQAEKLQQASELTRVRLKEMDLPESILALEGNFTLPTDLKEDVEAVQICGGPAGLEAELQQLKDLKRVNQEILVQIEELLQKEAREDAQFRSQFGTRWTRPQSSTLTKNLQDRLNRFAGNMKQAADSDARIERSVREHLALMSILDRRPIESALPTLARPIMSLDANEDAILGALKQSLRQLETLGAQRAGLEDMLKEMKRKDDILPKLMTSTVSYEDLFRKEISKYDLISEDIAHNIEAQEQLLQQIQAQNAEFAAIFNLEDYKASREKCYKQIQAAIAKFREIKENINEGLKFYVTLQDAITNVKQQCNDFVMTRNIQCKEMIEDVHKKMAGLSFQDTKTTGAYDNNYRSVGQPGSQQPTDPRPQTPPYYHPPEQPAIAGYTHPPPYSSTQQMPSPYHVPPQPTSPYAPPQAGSPYAPPQAGSPYPPPQAGSPYPPPQTQQQPPANHDYGQPAYPGWRGPYYNAHAQQPGSHPRPPYTIPGQYRPPQQGGYYKQQ from the exons ATGGCGTCTTCCGCCTCCGGCACCGCTACTAATGTCATGCTCGCCATCTTCGAGAAGAAAACGACCCAAATCGACCTCTACCGCCCTCTTCGCAACTACATAGCCTTCAACTACTCCGAGCGCGAAGCCCAGAACCTAGAAGACGACCTCCAAACCGTCAAACAGCTCCGCTCCGACGTCGAGCGCCAACCCGACCCGTCGCTCACCACCCGCCGCGACCTCCTTCAAAATTACTTCAAAGCCCTCTGCCTCGTCGAGACCCGCTTCCCCATCTCGCCGGACAAGGATCACATCAACACCGTCACCTTCGTCTGGCACGACGCTTTCAAGAACAAGCAGAAGGCTTCCCAGCAGAACATCCACCTGGAAAAGGCTGCCGTTTTGTTCAATTTGGGCGCCGTGTACAGTCAGATTGGGCTCTCCTACGATCGCGCTACCGTCGACGGTCGCCGGCAGGCGTCGCACGCGTTCATTGCGGCGGCTGGGGCGTTCGCGTTTCTGCGGGACAATGCGGCGACCAAGGCGTCGATTGGGAGCTCGACGACGGTGGATTTGTCGGTGGAGTGCGCTGGGATGCTGGAGAGGCTGATGCTGGCGCAGGCCCAAGAGTGCGTCTTTGAGAATACTATTGCCAAAGGGAGCACGCCAGGTGTTTGTGCCAAGATCTCGAGGCAG GTTGGGCTGTATTACGAGGAAGCTTTAGCGACATGTAATGCTCCGCCCTTGAACCAGCATTTTGACAGGGGCTGGATATCACACATGCAGTTAAAGGCAGCTCTCTTTTATGCAGAAACTTGCTATAGGTATGGTCTAGAGCTCcatgagaaagaagagattgcAGAAGAAATTGCACGGTTAAAGAGTGGGATTAGTGCTTTGTCTGAGGCtaagaaaaacacaaaagggGCTGCTGCACAGATTCTGGACGCAATTAGTAAGTTAGATGTCCATTTGAACCGTAACCTGGAGAGGGCTGTAAAGGAGAATGATAGAGTTTATCTCATGAGGGTTCCTTCCCCTGGTTCCTTACCACCTCTTCCGGCATTTTCCATGGTGAAGCCTTTGGCAATGAGTGAGGTCCTGGATGCGAGCAAGGAGAAGATGTTTGCTAGTCTTGTTCCAGACAGTAGTGCAAAAGCTCTTTCCAGGTACACTGAAATGGTTGATGACATTATCAGAACACAAGCAGAAAAATTACAACAAGCCAGTGAACTGACCAGAGTAAGGCTCAAGGAAATGGACCTTCCAGAGTCTATTCTTGCATTGGAAGGGAATTTTACTCTTCCTACAGATCTTAAAGAAGATGTGGAGGCAGTGCAGATATGTGGAGGCCCTGCTGGTTTGGAAGCTGAGTTACAGCAGCTTAAGGATTTGAAAAGGGTAAACCAGGAAATTCTGGTACAGATTGAGGAACTCTTGCAGAAAGAGGCCAGAGAAGATGCTCAGTTTAGAAGCCAATTTGGAACCCGGTGGACGAGGCCGCAGTCAAGTACTTTGACAAAGAACTTACAGGATAGGCTAAATAGGTTTGCAGGGAACATGAAGCAAGCTGCAGATAGTGATGCTCGAATTGAGCGCTCGGTCAGAGAACATTTAGCTCTCATGTCCATCCTTGATCGTCGTCCG ATTGAATCTGCCCTCCCAACTCTGGCTAGGCCAATAATGTCTTTGGATGCCAATGAAGATGCTATTTTGGGGGCCCTGAAGCAGAGCTTG AGGCAACTGGAAACCCTTGGTGCTCAACGAGCTGGTCTTGAAGACATGCTTAAAGAGATGAAAAGAAAG GATGATATACTCCCTAAGTTGATGACATCAACTGTCTCCTATGAGGATCTTTTCAGGAAGGAGATATCTAAGTATGATCTCATAAGTGAAGACATTGCCCATAATATTGAGGCACAAGAACAATTATTGCAGCAAATCCAG GCCCAAAATGCTGAGTTTGCTGCAATCTTCAATCTAGAAGATTATAAAG CATCTCGTGAGAAATGTTACAAGCAGATTCAAGCTGCCATAGCAAAGTTCCGCGAAATTAAGGAGAACATAAATGAGGGCTTAAAGTTCTATGTTACTCTTCAG GATGCAATAACGAATGTAAAGCAGCAGTGCAATGACTTTGTGATGACTAGAAACATTCAGTGCAAGGAAATGATTGAAGATGTTCACAAAAAAATGGCAGGCCTCAGTTTCCAGGATACGAAAACCACAGGTGCGTACGACAACAACTATCGTTCTGTGGGACAACCTGGTTCACAACAGCCAACAGATCCTCGTCCTCAAACCCCACCATACTACCATCCTCCTGAGCAGCCAGCAATTGCTGGATATACTCACCCTCCCCCCTATAGCTCAACGCAGCAGATGCCATCTCCTTACCATGTGCCACCACAACCTACAAGTCCATATGCACCTCCTCAAGCTGGTAGTCCATATGCACCTCCTCAAGCTGGTAGTCCATACCCACCTCCTCAAGCTGGTAGTCCATACCCACCTCCACAGACCCAGCAACAGCCACCTGCAAACCATGACTATGGTCAACCTGCTTATCCAGGGTGGCGTGGCCCATACTATAATGCCCATGCACAACAACCTGGATCGCACCCTCGGCCTCCTTACACCATTCCAGGTCAATACCGCCCTCCGCAACAGGGTGGCTACTATAAGCAACAATAG
- the LOC114820478 gene encoding uncharacterized protein, whose product MDTRRFMQLVEEKKKRALEKKEAPLKWEQKLEAAAKAKADAEAKEKKPKSSKHKRRSASESDSDSDTDRSDGRRKSNKRTHKKHKKRTHSDASDSEMRKEKKSKRKSKKHSSGSSDDSSDEYESDYEEERKRKKGSHKKHRHHDSRSDSGPDSSSDDDSDTVKRSHSRHHKHHPRSDSESSGSYSDEDERRIRRGHAKHHKRHRHLRSVSPESSYEDGEVRRKRHARHHKRHRQSRSHSVDSRSSDPDSHKRSRRSKSLGKSSDDNRDEADKQLKHKRSGHHSHHHHKHRHHHSEEEKDHHPRGSGEPNGKQTEDVRANATDNNSW is encoded by the coding sequence ATGGACACCAGGAGGTTCATGCAGCTGGTtgaggagaaaaagaaaagagcttTGGAGAAGAAAGAAGCCCCGTTGAAATGGGAGCAGAAACTAGAAGCTGCTGCTAAGGCAAAAGCTGATGCCGAAGCCAAAGAGAAGAAGCCGAAATCTTCAAAGCATAAGAGAAGATCTGCGTCGGAGTCTGATAGCGATAGCGACACTGACAGAAGTGATGGGAGAAGAAAGTCAAATAAAAGAACTCACAAGAAGCACAAGAAGCGAACTCACTCTGATGCAAGTGACAGTGAAatgaggaaggagaagaaatcCAAGCGAAAGTCAAAGAAACATTCCTCAGGCTCGAGTGATGATAGCAGTGATGAGTATGAGAGTGATTacgaagaagaaaggaagaggaagaagggaAGCCACAAAAAGCACAGGCATCATGATTCTAGATCAGATTCGGGTCCCGATTCTTCCAGTGACGATGATAGTGATACGGTGAAGAGAAGTCATTCGAGGCACCACAAACACCACCCCAGGTCAGACTCAGAATCATCTGGTTCTTATAGTGATGAGGACGAGAGAAGAATCCGAAGGGGTCATGCTAAGCACCACAAACGCCACAGACATTTGAGATCTGTTTCCCCTGAGTCAAGTTATGAGGATGGTGAGGTTAGAAGGAAAAGGCACGCAAGGCACCATAAACGTCATAGGCAATCACGATCGCATAGTGTTGATTCAAGATCATCAGATCCTGATTCCCACAAACGCAGCAGAAGGAGCAAATCTCTAGGAAAGTCATCAGATGACAACCGCGACGAGGCTGATAAACAGTTGAAGCACAAGAGGAGTGGTCACCATAGCCATCATCATCACAAGCATCGTCACCACCACTCAGAAGAGGAAAAAGATCACCATCCTCGGGGTTCAGGTGAGCCCAACGGAAAGCAGACAGAAGATGTTAGAGCAAATGCAACCGATAATAACAGTTGGTAG
- the LOC103451601 gene encoding beta-amyrin 28-monooxygenase-like — protein METQLLLLLLLSALALIIYAFKSSKTNLPPGSFGWPIIGETIAFMKEQQQHFVGERMKKHSTKLFKTSIFGERMVVLCGTAGHKFIATNEEKLFLAWRPLSMQKLFRSSYLKAAATAIVPQADVIQIYRAPGFLKPEALVKYIETMDSLVQEHLKLHWEGKTTVEVYKLAQLLVTSLSARFFTGLHDNERTEKYAQLMDVLTSGLHTIHINIPGTTFHRAMKAAKALRKEVLLLIEEKKAAAASGVQTHDILSFMLFNPDPTGRFSSENEVADKFMGSMVAAFHSPSMVTGFLFKYLGERPEICDKVRTEQLEIASSKKSGEALIWEDIHKMKYSWGVALEVMRLVPPLQGTFREVATEFTYEGYTIPKGWKVFWSASSTNKIPEYFPDPEEFDPTRFENGKTPPTYSNIPFGSGPRICPGKEYARLQLMCSLHHIVTKYKWEVINPNSKIAGGLNPVPEEGIHIRIQPYLPQQ, from the exons ATGGAGACTCAATTATTATTGTTGTTATTACTGAGTGCTCTTGCTCTCATCATTTATGCATTCAAATCTTCCAAAACCAACCTTCCACCGGGAAGTTTCGGATGGCCAATCATTGGCGAAACGATCGCCTTCATGAAAGAGCAGCAACAACACTTTGTGGGCGAAAGAATGAAAAAACACTCCACAAAGCTCTTTAAAACCAGCATATTCGGCGAGCGGATGGTTGTTTTATGCGGCACTGCCGGTCACAAGTTCATCGCCACCAACGAGGAAAAGCTTTTTCTTGCATGGCGACCACTATCCATGCAGAAGCTCTTCCGCTCTTCCTACCTAAAAGCCGCTGCCACAGCCATCGTACCGCAAGCAGACGTAATCCAAATCTACCGTGCCCCGGGCTTTTTGAAGCCCGAGGCTCTGGTGAAGTACATAGAAACTATGGACTCTTTGGTTCAAGAACATTTGAAGCTTCACTGGGAAGGCAAAACCACGGTTGAGGTATATAAACTTGCTCAGCTACTTGTCACGAGTTTGTCCGCTCGCTTCTTCACTGGACTGCATGACAATGAGCGCACGGAAAAGTATGCCCAGTTGATGGATGTTCTCACTTCAGGGCTGCATACTATTCACATCAACATTCCCGGAACCACGTTTCATCGAGCAATGAAGGCGGCGAAGGCATTGAGGAAGGAGGTTTTGTTGTTGATTGAGGAGAAGAAAGCGGCTGCTGCCAGTGGAGTCCAAACGCACGACATCTTGTCTTTCATGCTATTTAACCCGGACCCCACTGGAAGGTTCTCATCGGAGAATGAAGTTGCTGATAAATTTATGGGTTCGATGGTGGCTGCGTTTCACTCACCTTCCATGGTTACAGGTTTCCTCTTCAAATATCTTGGAGAAAGACCTGAAATATGTGACAAAGTTCGTAcag AACAATTGGAGATCGCAAGTTCAAAAAAGTCTGGCGAGGCACTGATCTGGGAAGATATACACAAGATGAAATATTCCTGGGGTGTGGCACTTGAAGTTATGAGGCTGGTACCACCTCTCCAAGGAACATTTAGGGAGGTTGCTACTGAATTCACGTATGAAGGTTACACAATTCCAAAAGGGTGGAAG GTGTTTTGGTCGGCAAGCAGCACGAATAAAATCCCTGAATACTTTCCGGATCCGGAAGAGTTTGATCCGACTAGGTTTGAGAATGGAAAAACTCCTCCGACTTACTCTAACATCCCATTTGGCAGCGGCCCTCGAATTTGCCCGGGAAAAGAATATGCTAGACTCCAACTTATGTGCTCCCTTCATCACATTGTCACAAAATACAAGTGGGAAGTAATAAATCCAAACAGCAAGATTGCAGGTGGTTTGAATCCAGTTCCAGAAGAAGGCATTCACATTCGCATCCAACCATATTTGCCCCAACAGTAA